The Nymphaea colorata isolate Beijing-Zhang1983 chromosome 7, ASM883128v2, whole genome shotgun sequence DNA window AAGTTATAATGAGTTTCTGTGCATGATTGTTGATTTGGCTGGTAAGCGTAGCAACAATTTGGGCAAGAATGATAAGAAGCAGGTCTTGGTTGGTGGAGGCTGTGGCAAAGAAAGTTGGTTGATGCGgcaaaaatccaaaaaactGGAGAAAAAGGAGGGAACAACTTCGACAGCTTGTCAACTGtcaccctttttccttttttttttgcataaaaagtTTCgtgtttcattttcatcatttggaTCTTAGTCCACCTTTCCAACAGTTGTACACCTCAAGTCAAGCTTTAATCTTCCCACTTTGCAGCTCGATTTTTTTTGCGACATTGAGTTATAATCCCGATCAAATCGGCATGGCTGTCGATTCAGTGAATGGGATGATTTGATTTTATGTCTACAGAAAAATATTATGTCACACTTTTTTTCggaaagtaaataaaaatgtataaaagttgattagaaaaaaaagtcGAAAGCCGGATGGtgtcaaacaattaaaaatgatTCAAGGATCTTTTGGAGTGACCATTTGATTGAGAAGGATCTAATTGGTGTAGCTCGACCTCTATAGTTAATTAATGCGGTTCTAAACCgctcctatatatataaaaaaaatctatatatataaaaaaaaagtctactGCCAAAAGTACTATAAATGAAGTAATTTGAGATCACCAGACATATTTAAAGTCTAATGCTTTTCATTCCAACCATCGTGGATTTAAGGTCCATGCTTTTAAGATCTCCAATTGATCTTACATTGCATGCATACCTTTTAATGcttcatcaaatcttaaatcttaAGATTCGAGCCTGTCAAACACTACCAAACTGCTGATAAAAGCATCATGGATTGTTGTTATACTACAAACCATCACCAATGATTTTCTGGTGACTGAGattcttaatttttaactatccaACCAGCATTGTGaagatttaaaatataaatataaatataaataaataaataaataaatattatatatatatatatatatatatatatatatatatatatatatatatatatatatatacagtgaTATATgttaatatctttttttttgtatctgtCATATTATGAGTGtaatttcttaatttcataATTACTGATTGTTTCTGATCACAATTCAGCTTGTTTTGTAAGCTGTTAGATGAATCACAGGCATTTTCTTACTTGTACTACCGAAGCTTAAAAGCTCAAATCAGCCTTCTCCCCCTTTTTATgtgcaaaatatttttgaaggaaaagttttaaaaacgcATTTAAAGAATTGGtgataataaaaagaaaacttggatGATTTGTTCATATTacaaaaaaggaatatatgctgCTTACGATTAATAAAAAcaattattttctcattaacCCTAAGTTGTTAACTTAATCTTGAATTAATATAATAAGGAAACCCAAATATCTTTAATATTGACACGTTCACTAATGTGTAGTAGATTTCTTAATTATATCTTTGCTATATTAGTAACTGGTTAATTCTATCCGTATACTGAATTAATATTACTAATATTTAAAATGtagattaatatttttttaattaacgtTATAAAGTTCTTGGAAGAGCACTTCTATGCAGTAACAAAGATGGGTATGTTTTGTATTATTCTTAGGAAGGTAGaacgataatttttttttgcatatttaagGATGGAAGTTTGCAAAAGTAAAtgtcttgaatttttttattagctACAGTAAAGCTTAAATGTGCTTTtaacaatatataaaaaaaaatcaattgcaGTGCTGTTCTAAATTTAGAaagttcgttttttttttcttttgggttaaCAATCTTTTaattatccttttttttaatggcCTCATTTCCTCCATTATTTTACTTAAAAAAGTGTCAAAATTCACTGCTCTCATGTCAGATCTCGAAACAGCCTTAAACCCTAagaatatgaggaaggaagaagaaacttTGACCTCTTTGGAGTATCTTTGAATCTACTTGGCTGCCAAACAAATTCGGCATAAACAATTATTAATCGACCGAGAATTATTCAGTGTAttcttttaaaacaaataaaataaataatctattaaaaataaacaagcttcaaaacaatattttaaataacaagtAATGCATGAAGCATGGCAGCTTACATTAATTAGCAAATTAAATCGATTCAATTAGAAGCAACTGATTAAAACCCAACTTTTAAAACACCTGCTCGATCTTTCTCCTTCATGTTAAAATCGCAATTAAAATAGACTTCTCTCATGTGGGCCATTCTCATCCGTCATActatttatgaaaaaaactCCTCATTCATTagttagttcttttttttttttttcacgagACTCATTctaaagtttttgttttaaaaattactgAAGTTATTTATTGCATTTCACGTATTATGACATTGGCATGGGCTTTAAACTTCTAATTAGATTCTTCCGTTAAATGCTAATTCTTACGTACATTTGATgctttgttttcattctttatACATTTTATTTACTATCAAatgtaaatgtttttttactgaCTTTAAAAGAATGGGAGATAGGTGGAAAGACTTTGTAGTACGTCTACGCCCCTATATCTACTCTGGCCAATGCAAAGAGTTAATGTTATGAGTTGTGAGAAGTGAAACCGAACCGTAATCACTGATACCATTTAGTATCATTTATGTGTTTTGAATGGTGAAGTTTTACTTTGATGTAATATGTTTGAGTTGTTTTTATGAGGAAAatctttgtaaattttaaaataatcaaaaaaATCCTAAGAGtgaaatgtaaaaataaaaatgcagtattaaaactgtaaaaaacatgaaaagcataaaatataaggaacacaaaaaatgtcaaaatgaaaaattgtgaaaaaactcaaaatgagaaaatatgggttagtttttgtgttttttgggTGTTTGAAAAAACCGTGttttttttctgctctttttttggctgacttttttttaacgtgttttaaaaaaaaaacataatatttcTTACTACGATCAAAACCAACAATTGACCTCCTTACGCAAGGATCATGTAATTTTCTAAACAACAATAAATTTAGAAACTTAATTTGTGTATTTGAGTTGTAATGACATGACCTACTTTCCGGTTTGAGCCCTTGGTCAGATCTCAATACGCCCTTTAGAAGCTTTTGTTTTAAGCCTAAAAAATCTAGAAATCAAGACATGTAATCATTTTTAACaatctttttataattttttttataagtttgtGAAGATTCTTGACAATCTTAAATGcaagactaaatttttggagtGTTATAATCTACCCCTCTTAAGACATACGTATCTATATGTATGCGACCCCACGTTCTAGTGTTGAACCGTGCTTTGAAATTGTTGTAACAACCTAACTGGTTCCTAAGCTCGGGTTCTTAGTCTGGCAGATCCCAACTTGCCTCCTAATGGTTTCGGTTTTAAcatccaaaaaattaaaaccagGACAACCAACAATTTTAACTCCATGACAATATTAGATACAAGACTAAAACTTTGGGGTCTTACATGAAACCAAAacaatgattttattttatttgacttaaGAAACCTAGGTTATTCTATCATTTAGAAAACGCCGTATTGTTGTTATTCACTAATTCAATTTATCCCTACCACCATTAGaaataaaatgttgttttgtGTCATCTACGCCTGTAAAATGTGACTTAGAGGAGCGCACCATAGCCAGTTGGACCGATGAAAATCCAGTCATCAATTAGTGATGTGTCTACCTGGAAGGAGCTTCAGCTTCTAGAAAGTATCTTCAATGCCATCCCAATTtgtgaaatattttcaattatccgcataatatttttaaaacattttatttaaCTCCATAAccataatttttgtttaaatataatcattttcacaaataaaaccattttttaaatattatagcGTGAAATAGTGATCCAACTAGCTTTCCGGCTTCCATTCCATGTCGTGTTCCACACCATTACTGCAAACATCGTTCTTGTCTTGATTGTACCGGACAACATGCgtcctttcaagtttcaactccTACACTGCACTGATCTTGGTCTATCCGGGCCTTAAGATGTtaagtatttttaaatttaacttAGATTTTTACcgattatatttttaaatttaacttAGATTTTTACtgattatatttttaaatttaacttAGATTTTTACtgattatatttttaaattgaacTTAGATTTCTACTGATTatgtttttaaatgaaaaatagtaaaaagaaGGCCAAGGCCTATCGGCTCAGTAGTCCGTATCGGATATCGAACCGGTACGGGAAACAGTTCCGTAAACAATATACGTATACTGAAAAAGCGAAGGTGGTGGTGTCACACTTGCTCGTTGCTGGTACCTACCATTCCCcctttcctccttttccttcctctcgGCTACCATTCCCCCGATTCctggagagagaaaggagacagtatttcttcctctgcctcctcCCCATCTTCGTTCTATTCCTCTCTCTCCgtctcctccctctttctcgaGTGCCCTTTGAATTTCTGAACCGTCATCGGAGcgagagagtgtgtgagagtGAGGGTGAGAGACAATGGATGGTAGGAGGGGAATGATCCTCATGGTGGCGGCGATGGTGGCGGGCTTGATGTTTCCCGGCGGCTCGTGCGTGGAGGAGATGCATCACGTCGTGGGAGAAGACCGCGGCTGGGATGCGGCTTCCGACGTCGGCGCTTGGGCCACCGGCAAGATGTTCAGAGTCGGAGACAACCTCTGTAAGTCCTCCTGCCTTCttcgttcttcttcctccgttaGGGTTTTCGCCTTGAGACGATCCCGTTTGGCGCGCCGGTAATGGCCGCGGCATCTTCCGTGAAGTTTACGTGCGTTCAACGAATCCGCGGGCTTCCTCGGGAGACGCGCTTCGCTTCTCGCGCCAAGTTCGGGCTCAGCGTTTCGGGATTTAGTCAAGTACTGTGCGCCGATCCGTATCAGTGTGAATCTCGAACCGGATTTAAGTCATCTGTTGTTGCGTCATGCGTGCGGTCTTTGGTATTGGCTGTGCTTGTGTATATTGTGCGAACGACGTACCGGGACGACGGTGGCGGAGTCTCGGAATTTACGATATTCGATTTTCTTCCTCTTAATAAGGACCGCCGTTCCCATCTGCCGGAAAAAACGTACGCCGATGCTGTCATTGTCGGTAAAAGCGAATCGTTTGGAAGGCACACAAAGAATGGGGTCGTGTCCGTTATTTTCAGGTTTTAAATAACTTTAAAATTCAACAAATTCAGGAAAAATCGAAAGTTTCAacaatttttgtaaaaaaaaaaatcagcttggTGCCACTTACTTGATTATTTGAATCAggttttcttcatatttttaagcaaacataataatgttttttctCTACCCTGTTTGATTTAGTCTCCGAATTTTTACAACCGTTGGTTTGTAATCCAAGGGTCGAGATTCATGTAAGGAAAGTTACTGTGCAactaacaaaattaaaaaataaatgtgatgTTCTAACCTTATGCTTTGATTTGACGGCAGGAGAGATTGGAgctaaattagaaaaaaattgtttgcacGTTCAAGGCACCAAGTATTTGCAGCATATGGAATCTTATGAGAATAATGAAGATAATATACCGGCTCCACATACCGAGCCATTAAAGCAGATTTACcattgtaaaaaataaagaagatcaCGAGGTAAGAAGcaaatttggaagaaaaaaaaaagtgttaggATGAAGACTGTATatcagtttcaactttcaaacaGTCACTATGATCTGTGCTTTTGCAAAGTTAAAAGGTTAAAGTAATCATTTTAATTTTGGAGGTGGTGCAATTGCTGCGTTAAAAGTGACTTTCTAAGAGCATGGAGCATCAAAAGTTGATGCTCTTAATAATAAAAACTGCTCACCTACCAGCCCCCACCTTAATTCGACAACTTGCTAATTGTAATTTACTCTTTAGAAAAATGATTGTATATTTGAGTTAAAACTACTAATcttgaaattggttttgaacttgctttttataatttattaaagaaaataagaaaaaaataaaagaaaaataagtaaaaatgataagaaaaagattaaaaacaGGCATTTGAGTCGATGGTGTGTGGAAAATTCACCAACTAACTTTTTCAAAGCCAATATAACGTGAGAAAACCTGAAGCTCTTTTAAAATTGGTTAATCTAACGGAGCTTCTTTTTTTACCGGAGTTTCTCCAGGTAACATACAGTGACACAAGCCCATCCAAATCTTTTGAATGGAAACACGAGATTTTAAAATATCTCAATATTTTCCACAACTTTTCTGGTTTTCCAGAATTTTCATCAGGCAAAGTAATGCCAATCTGTCCCCTTCTTTACGTGTCAATTCTATTTTGAAATCTTGGCCGTCCATGTCAATTTCCTCTGATTTAAACTTCTGTCGTCAATTCAGACCGTCTGTTGAGAAGGACAAGAGGGTGCTGCCTGAGATTTTGACGGTCCAAAGTTCACGTGACTGCTCGCTGAAACTGATTTTTGTTGAAACATATTTCATAACGTTATTTGGAAGTTTTTTCTCCCCTCCCCAAACCGGACGGTGGCGTCTTTGAGGCTTAGGTCCAGCAACATCCGTCCAGTTATGGTAACCCAATGAAAGTACTGAGACATAATCAAACGCACCGTTGGATGCATTATCATGCACTGTCTTCTGTTGTTTGAAGCCGGAATATTTCTCTTGAATAGAGAAATCcaaaccttatatatatatatttcaattcTACTatactgaattaaaaaaatttatcagtAACAGTAGGTACAGTAGCATTAGTAATAGTTTTAAATGCATTTATCAACGATTTATCATGTTTTACCCGAcgaattttttaatgttagCCATCAGACAATTATCTGGCAAACTGGCAACATTGACTATATATAATCATACGACAGCATCCGATCGAAATCGGTTCAATATCCCATTTCACATCACCATCTCACCTGCCTTAGATGGCGGGCAAAGTTGGTTAAGTTTTTCAGTGACCTAACAGTCACAAGGTCAGCGTCTTCACGTGACTACTCAACCCACTACACCCAGTCATGATGGTCCATTTAAGACCAGATGTACCATCCTTCTTTCCCGTCCTTCGTCTCTTTCTGTGTAAATCAATTCCCCGCCCTGTAACTACTAAAATATCTTACTTTGCAAACTAGGGCCAACTTTTTTGTGTAGTTACTGCACATTAGTCATGCTAAATAACTAGGGAAATTTTCTTCTTGGGGCTTATTGTCTGACTGTGATTTTGAAAAGATGACTGCATTTCGTGATTCTTTTTAATATAGTTCATACTTTTCATGTAAACTGTCAAGTAAGAGCTTTGAGTGAACTTCTGTtttttgagaaatgaaaaatgttaGCTGCACTTATCTTTTCAATAGCACTGCATTTCATGATCATTCTTTAGTTTCCTGCGGTGCCTTGTTTGGTAGTTTTCATGAAATGTATGACtagaaaaatcttaaatggcgatcttttttcaaattatagACAAAAAAACAGGCGTAGAAACGAAAGTTAGCTTAAGAAATATTAACCTGATTGTAGATACTGGTTTATCATGGTTACGTAGTGCCCAATAAGAtgtaaaaatgattttgctACCCTTGAAGTTCGAAAAGAACTTTATGGTTGGCACTCATGTTCTAGAGATGTCTTTTACAAAACAAACTGAATAAATGTGATCTCCATGTTTGAAAACCTGGAGATCACTACACAGTACATGATTTGATGTATAAGTCATGACGTATAAGAGTTTTGGAATGTATAATCAacagtttttaaaattatatgtatatttatacaCATACagagtttgattttttcaacttttaaactTTAAGTCACATCCACATAGCAGAAGCCACTTGTTAACCATGAGTTTGAAGCAAAACCCccatttatcaaaagaaaattttgcaataGTTTTAGCATTTAACCTGCTAAACTACACAAAAAGCAGTAAATAAAATCAAACTTGAGCTTATTATTTGCCATACCACCGAAAGTTGAATGTGTgtgtaaaattttgtttgacaaaAATGACCAACTTAAGAAACTGTTCGTGACTAGAGCATACTTGATTGTAGTAAATGACTTAGTTGCTAGAGCCAATTGGGTTGTTTCTTGCTCAGGTCAGTTCATTTCCTGACCCACATGCACTGCTAATTGGGGTCTGTGGAATTTGAAATCCTTGCCAAAAGTTAAGAGGAAGAAAATCAGGTCCCCTAGGGGTATATCATGTTCCAGAATTTGATGGAAtccaattttttgttatattcagcttatctgaattcaaatcatttACATCTGTTGGTTCATTTTTGAGACTGGAGGATATACCAGCATTCCAGCAAGCTTCACACTGACCTTTTTCCAGTTTAGGAACATAAGAAAATGGCGATTTTCATACAAGCTCTAGAAGAAATGGTGAGACTGCTCCATGGTTTGGCCCGTTGTTGCTTGGAAAcctgcttttcctttttaagtTTCCTTCTCTGCATTTGCTTCACGTTCCTCTTTACAAATGTTTTCTGCGTTCATTACCTATGTCATACGTaacatttttccaaaatttttcattccTTCCGTTGCCTTCATATATGGCTTTTCCATATACTTTCCCATTTACTGGCAATCTAGCAACTACAATTTGCTTATGCTCGGAACTGTTGTTCAGGGTTCGCTTACTCAGCGACTCTAGAAAGTGTTGTGGAGTTGAGGAGCAGGGAGGAGTTCGAGTCCTGCGACCTGCGCAACCCGTTGCGGATGTACACTGATGGACTGGACAAGGTGAGGCTAGAGAGTGAAGGCAGCCGCTTCTTTGTCAGTGGGCAGTCGGCAAATTGCAAGAAAGGCCTGAAGCTGCACGTCGATGTGCGTTCATGGGATGAGCAGGAGAAGGGTAATAATAAGCTCATGGCCGAGCTCGCCGAAGGGCCGTCCCCTTCAGCGGC harbors:
- the LOC116258138 gene encoding umecyanin-like; translation: MDGRRGMILMVAAMVAGLMFPGGSCVEEMHHVVGEDRGWDAASDVGAWATGKMFRVGDNLWFAYSATLESVVELRSREEFESCDLRNPLRMYTDGLDKVRLESEGSRFFVSGQSANCKKGLKLHVDVRSWDEQEKGNNKLMAELAEGPSPSAAVNLRTVSAVLPWLVLAAVWLFG